In the Arachis ipaensis cultivar K30076 chromosome B10, Araip1.1, whole genome shotgun sequence genome, one interval contains:
- the LOC107620483 gene encoding CTD nuclear envelope phosphatase 1-like, with amino-acid sequence MGEWTTKAEDLYAWRVMLNWLDFFFQMFYGIIEGVFAQYSLLSFSPSHHHCHMPHPPNTIHQIPLHFTSHRSHYHHVSLPLRRLTVVLDLDETLVCAYERSSLSPEIRTKAIKDGLNYFDLECVCSEKEVEGKPIISYVTVFERPGLKEFLRQLSEFADMVLFTAGLEGYASPVTDRIDRENRFRLRLYRSSTTNTEYKEHVKDLSSITNDLCRIVIVDNNPFSFLLQPENGIPCISFSVGKPHDTQLIDVILPLLKYLSYQKDVRDVLREKYKMPEWFQQQGILTYS; translated from the exons atgGGCGAGTGGACTACTAAAGCAGAGGATTTGTACGCATGGAGGGTGATGTTAAACTGGTTGGACTTCTTCTTCCAAATGTTTTATGGGATAATTGAAGGAGTCTTTGCCCAATACTCATTACTCTCTTTCTCCCCTTCTCATCATCATTGTCATATGCCTCATCCTCCCAACACCATTCACCAGATACCTCTTCATTTCACAAGCCATCGTAGCCATTATCATCATGTCTCTCTACCTCTTCGGAGGCTCACG GTAGTGCTTGATTTGGATGAAACCTTAGTATGTGCATATGAGAGGTCAAGTTTGTCACCTGAAATACGTACTAAAGCAATTAAGGATGGTTTGAATTATTTTGATCTAGAATGTGTATGTTCCGAAAAG GAAGTGGAAGGAAAACCAATAATTAGTTATGTTACAGTGTTTGAGCGCCCTGGACTAAAAGAATTCTTAAGGCAATTGAGTGAATTTGCTGACATGGTGCTATTTACTGCTGGTCTTGAAG GTTATGCTAGTCCAGTTACTGATAGAATAGACAGAGAAAATCGATTCCGTTTACGACTTTATCGCTCCTCAACTACCAACAC GGAATATAAGGAACACGTGAAAGATCTTAGCAGTATAACAAATGATCTATGCCGCATTGTTATTGTAGACAACAATCCTTTTAGCTTTTTGTTGCAACCAGAAAATGGAATTCCATGCATCTCATTTTCTGTTGGGAAACCGCATGACACACAA CTTATAGATGTGATTCTTCCACTTCTCAAGTACCTATCTTACCAGAAAGATGTTAGAGATGTGCTCCGTGAAAAGTATAAGATGCCTGAATGGTTTCAACAACAAGGGATTCTAACTTACAGTTGA